A region of Myxococcus stipitatus DSM 14675 DNA encodes the following proteins:
- a CDS encoding SGNH/GDSL hydrolase family protein: MSIPAADPKVQYLGRTYRSPVGVVFSHPGVTIRARFRGDAVRVRLDDAGVGDETGTNYFDVVVDGSPPRLLEVRPGESTYPLVSGLEVGVHTVELTKRTESLVGASTLVALEVHGELMEPPLRPVLRMEFVGDSITCGYGTEVSVIPGTPPWRAPTFTSRNQNPRRSYGWLTAAQLGAEAVFICYSGHGIYRNLDMTTSGLVPAIYELAVPDHPHTWDFASESPDVIVLNAGTNDTFAGSGTQAFLPDEGTFKSAYRTFLERLRVLHPRAHIICTLGSMTDGYKRSESNGSVTAVHVGDWISALVTERQRKGDTRVYRHEMRVQDPSVDGIGEDWHPSAATHEKMARGLRLFIQDVVRP; encoded by the coding sequence GTGAGCATTCCGGCGGCGGACCCGAAGGTGCAGTACCTGGGACGTACCTATCGGTCCCCTGTCGGGGTCGTCTTCTCTCATCCCGGTGTGACGATTCGCGCGCGCTTCCGCGGGGACGCCGTGAGGGTGCGGCTCGACGACGCGGGCGTGGGGGACGAGACAGGAACGAACTACTTCGATGTCGTGGTGGACGGGTCCCCTCCGCGGCTGCTCGAGGTGCGCCCGGGTGAGTCCACCTATCCGCTGGTCTCCGGCCTGGAGGTGGGTGTCCACACGGTGGAGCTCACCAAGCGCACGGAGTCCCTGGTGGGCGCGAGCACCCTCGTGGCGCTCGAGGTCCATGGCGAGCTGATGGAGCCGCCCCTCCGCCCCGTGCTCCGGATGGAGTTCGTCGGAGACTCCATCACCTGTGGCTACGGCACCGAGGTCTCCGTCATCCCTGGGACGCCGCCCTGGCGCGCTCCGACCTTCACGTCGAGGAACCAGAACCCTCGGCGGAGCTACGGCTGGCTGACGGCCGCGCAGCTGGGCGCCGAGGCTGTCTTCATCTGCTACTCAGGGCATGGCATCTACCGCAACCTCGACATGACGACGTCCGGGTTGGTGCCCGCCATCTATGAGCTCGCGGTTCCGGACCATCCCCACACCTGGGACTTCGCGAGTGAGTCTCCGGATGTGATTGTCCTCAACGCCGGAACCAATGACACATTCGCTGGCAGCGGCACCCAGGCGTTCCTGCCGGATGAAGGCACCTTCAAGTCAGCCTACCGGACGTTCCTCGAGCGGCTCCGGGTGCTGCATCCTCGGGCGCACATCATCTGCACGTTGGGGAGCATGACGGATGGCTACAAGCGGTCCGAGTCGAATGGCTCGGTGACGGCCGTCCATGTCGGTGATTGGATTTCCGCGCTGGTGACGGAGCGCCAGCGCAAGGGGGATACGCGCGTCTACCGCCACGAGATGCGGGTGCAGGACCCTTCCGTTGACGGCATCGGTGAGGACTGGCACCCCTCCGCCGCCACCCACGAGAAGATGGCGCGGGGACTGCGCCTCTTCATCCAAGACGTTGTCCGCCCCTGA
- a CDS encoding oxygenase MpaB family protein — protein MNESSRGRWSDELLEPFRSMGEPLADAAIQSVFASNEVEAVNRILQSLQSNVQVVPAEMPDAVETFLNQTDDWPEWADPEKVRLGQRLFARYGMQMTLAYFTWSLPCCYSWEKAAKVLTWTGGIDKHVHRRIIETAQFVLDVMAEGGLEPKGFGVRTAQKIRLLHGTIRYHVGRDPKWRASEWGTPANQEDHVATLLTLALVPSVLTRLGLDFTRDEEEAYFHCWRVVGHFLGIHPTLLPRDLDDAHQLWAAIQARQVRPSQDGVVLTRALVDYLKMRMPGELMDGVTVTVMRELCSEAVSDAVGLEKTDWTRFLVGPMRWMFSLADEAQDQSGFAAKVSASLSRKLLEGLHSSETGGGRVTFRIPQSLQESWKLEPAAVAEAK, from the coding sequence ATGAACGAGTCATCCCGAGGCCGTTGGTCCGACGAGCTGCTCGAGCCCTTCCGCTCCATGGGGGAGCCCCTGGCGGACGCGGCCATCCAGTCCGTCTTCGCCAGCAACGAGGTGGAGGCGGTCAACCGCATCCTCCAGAGCCTCCAGTCGAACGTGCAGGTGGTGCCCGCCGAGATGCCTGACGCGGTGGAGACGTTCCTGAACCAGACGGACGACTGGCCGGAGTGGGCCGACCCGGAGAAGGTCCGCCTGGGGCAGCGGCTCTTCGCCCGCTACGGCATGCAGATGACCCTGGCGTACTTCACGTGGTCGCTGCCTTGCTGCTACTCGTGGGAGAAGGCGGCGAAGGTGCTCACGTGGACGGGCGGAATCGACAAGCACGTGCACCGTCGCATCATCGAGACGGCGCAGTTCGTCCTGGATGTCATGGCCGAAGGGGGCCTGGAGCCGAAGGGCTTCGGTGTCCGCACCGCGCAGAAGATTCGCCTCCTGCACGGGACCATCCGCTACCACGTCGGGCGAGACCCCAAGTGGCGGGCATCCGAGTGGGGGACCCCCGCCAATCAGGAGGACCACGTCGCGACGCTGCTGACGCTGGCCCTGGTGCCGTCGGTGTTGACCCGACTGGGGCTCGACTTCACGCGTGACGAGGAGGAGGCCTACTTCCATTGCTGGAGGGTGGTTGGCCACTTCCTGGGCATCCACCCCACGTTGCTGCCTCGGGACCTGGACGATGCGCATCAGCTCTGGGCGGCCATCCAGGCGCGTCAGGTGCGTCCTTCGCAGGATGGCGTCGTGCTGACGCGTGCGCTCGTCGACTACTTGAAGATGCGCATGCCGGGCGAGCTGATGGACGGCGTCACGGTGACGGTGATGCGCGAGCTGTGCAGCGAGGCGGTGTCGGACGCCGTGGGGCTGGAGAAGACGGACTGGACGCGGTTCCTGGTGGGGCCGATGCGGTGGATGTTCTCCCTGGCGGATGAGGCGCAGGACCAGTCGGGGTTCGCGGCGAAGGTCTCCGCTTCACTGTCTCGGAAGCTGCTGGAGGGGCTGCACTCCTCGGAGACGGGGGGCGGCCGGGTGACGTTCCGGATTCCGCAGTCCCTCCAGGAGTCCTGGAAGCTGGAGCCCGCGGCGGTCGCGGAGGCGAAGTAG
- a CDS encoding dihydrofolate reductase family protein, with the protein MGTLTLSLMTTLDGFIAGPDHALDWVVWEEEMDRDATDLLQSADTVLVGYGAYKDMAAYWPAALTNPSSESERIFARHFDEKPKVVVSDVPRELLWRNEELRVITNLREQVQALKDSKGHIVCYGGAGFAQSLVHTGLIDEYRFYVSPVAIGQGMRLFQSLAAPVKWGACTSKAYGSGAVLLHYKVVGPPQPR; encoded by the coding sequence ATGGGAACCCTCACGCTCAGCCTGATGACCACGCTCGACGGCTTCATCGCGGGACCTGACCACGCGCTGGATTGGGTGGTCTGGGAAGAGGAGATGGACCGCGATGCCACGGACCTCCTCCAGTCCGCCGACACCGTGCTGGTCGGCTACGGGGCCTACAAGGACATGGCCGCGTACTGGCCGGCCGCGCTCACGAATCCCTCCAGCGAGTCGGAGCGCATCTTCGCGCGTCACTTCGACGAGAAGCCGAAGGTCGTCGTCTCCGACGTCCCTCGAGAGCTCCTCTGGAGGAACGAGGAGCTGCGAGTCATCACGAACCTGCGCGAGCAGGTCCAAGCCCTCAAGGACAGCAAGGGCCACATCGTGTGCTACGGCGGAGCGGGGTTCGCGCAGTCCCTGGTCCACACCGGACTGATTGACGAGTACCGCTTCTACGTCAGCCCCGTGGCCATCGGCCAAGGCATGCGCTTGTTCCAGTCGCTCGCGGCCCCCGTCAAATGGGGCGCCTGCACCTCGAAGGCCTATGGCTCCGGCGCGGTGCTCCTGCACTACAAGGTCGTGGGGCCCCCGCAGCCCCGCTGA
- a CDS encoding VOC family protein → MKLGYVIFYVADVPATLAFYETAFGLKRRFLHESNSYGEVETGTTALAFASEDMAGSNGLTVRFHRPGETPSAVELGLVTPDVPAAFQHAVKSGAISVQPPKQKPWGQTVAYVKDLNGVLVELCSPMGT, encoded by the coding sequence ATGAAGCTCGGCTACGTCATCTTCTACGTCGCGGATGTGCCCGCCACCCTCGCCTTCTATGAGACGGCCTTCGGTCTGAAGCGGCGCTTCCTCCACGAGAGCAACAGCTACGGCGAGGTGGAGACGGGCACCACGGCGCTGGCCTTCGCGTCCGAGGACATGGCGGGAAGCAACGGGCTCACCGTGCGCTTCCATCGGCCAGGGGAGACACCGTCCGCGGTGGAGCTCGGGCTCGTGACGCCAGATGTCCCGGCGGCCTTCCAGCATGCGGTGAAGTCGGGAGCCATCTCCGTCCAGCCTCCCAAGCAGAAGCCGTGGGGACAGACGGTGGCCTACGTGAAGGACCTCAACGGAGTCCTGGTGGAGCTCTGCTCACCCATGGGCACGTGA
- a CDS encoding helix-turn-helix domain-containing protein — translation MSAAETTGEYTELPVPNALADRVDAFWCFVAAPRREGSTPLLQRILPDGCTDLIVRFPDAREIGRGLEPHLTVVGPMERFVLTDPEPGSVCLGIRLKPGWAQALLGVSPKALCNLSIGVEDCAPAFLRLQKRLATARSLPHALALLRDEFSLRNASPLHLPNARTTHALHCLQSSAGRLSMSRLARTVGVSERTLHRDILEEAGVAPKLLARVLRFQRALTHLRAGTLDLSAVALECGYADQSHFTREVRELAGVSPTGLLS, via the coding sequence ATGAGTGCCGCTGAGACAACAGGCGAGTACACGGAGCTGCCAGTCCCCAACGCCCTCGCGGACCGCGTGGATGCCTTCTGGTGTTTCGTGGCGGCACCGCGACGCGAGGGCAGCACTCCCCTCCTCCAGCGAATCCTCCCCGACGGCTGCACCGACCTCATCGTCCGCTTCCCCGATGCGCGCGAGATAGGCAGAGGCCTCGAGCCACACCTCACCGTCGTGGGCCCCATGGAGCGCTTCGTGCTCACGGACCCCGAGCCCGGCTCGGTCTGTCTCGGCATCCGGCTCAAGCCGGGGTGGGCCCAAGCACTGCTGGGCGTGAGCCCCAAGGCGCTGTGCAACCTCTCCATCGGCGTGGAGGATTGCGCCCCCGCGTTCCTGCGCCTCCAGAAACGTCTCGCGACAGCTCGCTCACTGCCCCACGCGCTCGCCCTGCTTCGAGATGAGTTCTCGCTGCGCAATGCCAGCCCGCTCCACCTCCCGAACGCGCGAACGACTCACGCCCTGCACTGCCTCCAGTCGTCCGCGGGTCGGCTCTCCATGTCCCGACTGGCGAGGACCGTGGGCGTCAGCGAGCGCACCTTGCACCGGGACATCCTCGAGGAAGCAGGTGTGGCGCCCAAGCTGCTCGCCCGCGTCCTGCGATTCCAACGGGCGCTGACCCACCTGCGCGCGGGGACACTGGACTTGAGCGCCGTGGCGCTCGAGTGCGGCTACGCGGACCAGTCCCACTTCACCCGCGAGGTGCGCGAGCTGGCGGGAGTGTCTCCCACCGGGCTGCTGTCTTGA
- a CDS encoding alpha/beta fold hydrolase, protein MFLGIGILAGITLLVLVLRQWLLHREGPACPAEPFDGHVYRVGKALIAERRCEHPRATVICMHGFVSDMRYFTRHYEASDLQLILVTSCDYHPPIAQPAERPAPWARVPTEPEGTIPHDAAVLVQALEHLPRTEHIRVHGHSRGGAVVLEAARQRPDLFERVEVVLEAPVLPQGRPYAKPNDALLWLMPFGILLWRLDPISRHTRYMWGPLENARKRELIRAFPFNPKRVSTLVTNARDIEAWIRERDASLFQNVRRGTVLVPGQDRVLDSVSMLESARRAEPTLDVVTLEECSHFILWDRPDAFPELACPRERTVANG, encoded by the coding sequence ATGTTCCTGGGCATCGGAATCCTCGCCGGCATCACCCTCCTCGTGCTCGTCCTGCGGCAATGGCTGCTGCACCGGGAGGGCCCCGCCTGTCCCGCCGAGCCCTTCGACGGACACGTCTACCGCGTCGGCAAGGCCCTCATCGCCGAACGGCGCTGCGAGCACCCCCGCGCCACCGTCATCTGCATGCACGGCTTCGTGTCGGACATGCGCTACTTCACGCGGCACTACGAGGCCTCCGACCTCCAGCTCATCCTGGTGACGAGCTGCGACTATCACCCGCCCATCGCGCAACCCGCTGAGCGGCCCGCGCCCTGGGCACGCGTGCCCACCGAGCCGGAAGGCACCATCCCTCACGACGCGGCCGTGCTGGTGCAAGCCCTGGAGCACCTGCCCAGGACCGAGCACATCCGGGTGCATGGACATTCGCGAGGCGGCGCCGTGGTGCTCGAAGCCGCGCGGCAGCGGCCGGACCTGTTCGAGCGGGTGGAGGTGGTCCTGGAGGCCCCCGTCCTCCCGCAGGGTCGCCCGTATGCGAAGCCGAACGATGCGCTGCTCTGGCTGATGCCCTTCGGAATCCTGCTCTGGAGACTCGACCCCATCTCCCGTCACACCCGGTACATGTGGGGACCGCTGGAGAATGCTCGCAAGCGCGAGCTCATCCGGGCCTTCCCGTTCAATCCCAAGCGCGTGTCGACGCTGGTGACCAACGCGCGCGATATCGAGGCCTGGATTCGGGAGCGCGACGCCTCCCTGTTCCAGAACGTGCGACGCGGCACGGTGCTCGTGCCGGGACAGGACCGGGTGCTGGACTCCGTCTCCATGCTCGAGAGCGCTCGGCGCGCCGAGCCCACGCTCGACGTGGTGACACTGGAGGAGTGCAGCCACTTCATCCTGTGGGACCGGCCCGATGCGTTCCCCGAGCTGGCCTGCCCCAGAGAGCGCACCGTCGCGAACGGGTGA
- the rraA gene encoding ribonuclease E activity regulator RraA, whose amino-acid sequence MDFKTADLCDANAGSAHFQIAEPGFLHYGGRTTFSGAISTVLAPEDNSLVRKALEEPGNGRVLVVDGGGSRRCALVGDQLALLAQKNGWAGVVVNGCIRDSEEVGRTAIGVQALGTHPLRSGKRGAGQHDVEVRFAGVTFRPGHFLYADADGIVTSETALT is encoded by the coding sequence ATGGACTTCAAGACGGCGGACCTGTGCGATGCGAACGCGGGCTCGGCTCACTTCCAAATCGCCGAGCCGGGCTTCCTGCACTACGGCGGCCGGACCACGTTCTCCGGTGCCATCAGCACCGTCCTCGCGCCCGAGGACAACTCGCTGGTGCGCAAGGCCCTGGAGGAGCCGGGCAACGGGCGCGTGCTCGTGGTGGATGGAGGCGGCAGCCGGAGATGCGCGCTGGTGGGTGACCAGCTCGCGCTGCTCGCCCAGAAGAACGGCTGGGCCGGCGTGGTGGTCAATGGCTGCATCCGCGACTCGGAGGAGGTGGGCCGCACCGCCATCGGTGTCCAGGCCCTGGGCACGCATCCGCTTCGCAGCGGCAAGCGCGGAGCGGGCCAGCACGACGTGGAGGTGCGCTTCGCGGGCGTCACCTTCCGCCCCGGGCACTTCCTCTACGCGGACGCCGACGGAATCGTCACGTCGGAGACAGCGCTGACCTGA
- the hemL gene encoding glutamate-1-semialdehyde 2,1-aminomutase, with translation MNHALSQSLFARAQERIPGGVNSPVRAFRGVGGDPVFFREGSGAWLTDVDGNRYVDLVGSWGPLILGHAYPPIVEAIIDAARRGSSYGAPHAGEVEFAELICSTMPAVEMVRLVSSGTEATVAAIRVARGFTGREHILKFEGCFHGAGDPFLVKAGSGVETLGLPDSPGVPAALAKLTLTAPFNDLDAVERLFKAQGHDIACAIIEPVVGNMGVLIPKPGYLQGLQALCQKYGVLFVLDEVMTGFRLARGGAQELYGLKPDLTTMAKVIGGGMPLGAYGGRADVMRKVAPAGPVYQSGTLSGNPVAVAAGMACLKALAAPGTYERLEGISQKLEAGLVAEAKAAGVPVTVNRVGSMLTVFFTSEPVFDYTSAKTSDTGRFGRFFHAMLDAGVYLPPSQYEAAFFSLALGEAEVAHVLGAARKAFRALGQTG, from the coding sequence ATGAATCACGCTCTCAGCCAGTCCCTGTTCGCCCGCGCGCAGGAGCGCATCCCGGGTGGCGTCAACTCCCCCGTGCGCGCCTTCCGGGGCGTGGGTGGGGACCCCGTCTTCTTCCGCGAGGGCTCGGGGGCCTGGCTGACCGACGTGGATGGCAACCGCTACGTCGACCTGGTGGGGAGCTGGGGGCCGCTCATCCTGGGCCACGCCTACCCGCCCATCGTGGAGGCCATCATCGACGCGGCCCGGCGCGGCTCGTCCTACGGCGCGCCGCACGCGGGCGAGGTGGAGTTCGCGGAGCTCATCTGCTCGACGATGCCGGCGGTGGAGATGGTGCGGCTGGTGTCCAGCGGCACGGAGGCCACGGTGGCCGCCATCCGCGTGGCGCGAGGCTTCACCGGCCGCGAGCACATCCTCAAGTTCGAGGGCTGCTTCCACGGCGCGGGTGACCCGTTCCTGGTGAAGGCGGGCAGCGGCGTGGAGACGCTGGGCCTGCCGGACTCGCCGGGCGTGCCGGCGGCGCTGGCGAAGCTCACGCTCACCGCGCCGTTCAACGACCTGGACGCGGTGGAGCGCCTCTTCAAGGCGCAGGGGCACGACATCGCGTGCGCCATCATCGAGCCCGTGGTGGGCAACATGGGCGTGCTCATCCCGAAGCCCGGCTACCTCCAGGGGCTCCAGGCGCTCTGCCAGAAGTACGGCGTGCTGTTCGTGCTCGACGAGGTGATGACGGGCTTCCGGCTGGCGCGCGGTGGCGCGCAGGAGCTGTACGGCCTGAAGCCGGACCTGACGACAATGGCCAAGGTGATTGGCGGCGGCATGCCGCTGGGCGCCTACGGTGGCCGCGCGGACGTCATGCGGAAGGTGGCGCCCGCGGGGCCGGTGTACCAGTCCGGCACGTTGTCGGGGAACCCGGTGGCGGTGGCGGCGGGCATGGCGTGTCTCAAGGCGCTCGCGGCGCCGGGGACGTATGAGCGCTTGGAGGGCATCAGCCAGAAGCTGGAGGCGGGCCTCGTCGCGGAGGCGAAGGCCGCGGGGGTGCCCGTCACGGTCAACCGCGTGGGCAGCATGCTGACGGTGTTCTTCACGTCGGAGCCGGTGTTCGACTACACGAGCGCCAAGACGTCGGACACGGGGCGCTTCGGTCGTTTCTTCCACGCCATGCTGGATGCGGGCGTGTACCTGCCGCCGAGTCAGTACGAGGCGGCCTTCTTCTCGCTGGCGCTGGGCGAGGCGGAGGTCGCGCACGTCCTGGGTGCGGCGAGAAAGGCCTTCCGCGCCCTTGGCCAGACCGGTTGA
- a CDS encoding serine/threonine protein kinase, translating into MARPVEPEPLAGPVRFGPYTLVRRIGAGGMGEVFLAREESPRRACVVKKVLPQLMQSPQFVGRFRDEARVVVRLDHPNIARVYAMGEVDGQLYLSMEYVRGKTLSRLSYRLRQLGRMMPLGIVLHLGQRLCEGLGYAHDATDEEGHGLHLVHRDLSPANVCISYSGEVKIIDFGAAQSTLKEQQTAPRVVIGNLTYMSPEQARKRFVDRRADLYAVGVLLWELCAWKPLSQRGDPVERWRRAAYPQWEPAGKFREGLPSSVDAFLAKALAPEPANRFPDGAAMGAELARLKAKLSSGMGDAELARLMALVFPREKKAEETLLEELLREEARRTHTEPELAATLTPPTALAFEHNAIEAPDDFIPSERVQLVHAPGSGEDEPTHADRPPVAAEHAPSDVRRDADDDEPTAVAPPPSTSTVDPAVTMPLGAEEIASRTAQYGTALEEEDSSRAVAPRPVQVVEATEALDAAKVLVAIEQATAVRASGSRESLFPGSGEDTATPPMPATPPPPRRTPRVTQVGFGVDISQTVATEAIEARRLALVRAITGDGEAPAVASESPAVDAELAEVPQGPRVWLAVAVFAGASLLGLAVAWLTVWR; encoded by the coding sequence TTGGCCAGACCGGTTGAGCCGGAGCCCCTCGCGGGCCCCGTTCGCTTCGGTCCCTATACCCTGGTGCGCCGCATTGGCGCCGGGGGGATGGGTGAGGTCTTCCTCGCGCGCGAGGAGTCTCCGCGTCGCGCGTGTGTGGTGAAGAAGGTCCTGCCTCAGCTCATGCAGAGCCCGCAGTTCGTCGGGCGCTTCCGGGACGAGGCCCGCGTGGTGGTTCGGCTGGACCATCCCAACATCGCTCGCGTGTACGCGATGGGCGAGGTGGACGGGCAGCTGTACCTCTCCATGGAGTACGTGAGGGGCAAGACGCTCAGCCGCCTCTCGTATCGCCTCCGGCAGCTGGGGCGGATGATGCCGCTGGGCATCGTGCTGCACCTGGGACAGCGGCTGTGCGAGGGCCTGGGCTATGCGCACGACGCGACGGATGAAGAGGGCCACGGGCTGCACCTGGTGCACCGGGACCTGTCCCCCGCGAACGTCTGCATCAGCTACTCGGGTGAGGTGAAGATCATCGACTTCGGCGCGGCGCAGTCCACGCTGAAGGAGCAGCAGACCGCGCCTCGCGTGGTGATTGGGAACCTGACGTACATGTCCCCGGAGCAGGCGCGAAAGCGCTTCGTGGACCGGCGCGCGGACCTGTACGCGGTGGGCGTCTTGTTGTGGGAGCTGTGCGCGTGGAAGCCGCTGTCGCAGCGAGGCGACCCGGTGGAGCGCTGGCGTCGCGCGGCCTATCCCCAGTGGGAGCCCGCGGGGAAGTTCCGGGAGGGCCTGCCGTCGAGCGTGGACGCGTTCCTGGCGAAGGCCCTGGCACCCGAACCGGCGAACCGCTTCCCGGACGGGGCGGCGATGGGCGCGGAGCTCGCGCGCCTGAAGGCGAAGCTGTCGTCGGGGATGGGCGACGCGGAGCTCGCGCGGCTGATGGCGCTGGTCTTCCCCCGCGAGAAGAAGGCGGAGGAGACGCTGCTCGAGGAGCTGCTGCGCGAGGAGGCCCGTCGCACGCACACCGAGCCGGAGCTCGCCGCGACGCTCACTCCGCCCACGGCGCTCGCCTTCGAGCACAACGCCATCGAGGCACCGGACGACTTCATCCCCTCCGAGCGCGTCCAGCTCGTGCACGCACCCGGGTCCGGAGAAGACGAGCCGACACACGCCGACAGGCCGCCCGTTGCCGCCGAGCACGCACCGTCGGATGTGCGTCGCGACGCCGACGATGATGAGCCGACCGCGGTGGCTCCGCCTCCGAGCACGAGCACCGTGGACCCCGCGGTGACGATGCCGCTGGGCGCGGAGGAGATTGCGTCGAGGACCGCGCAGTATGGCACCGCCCTCGAGGAGGAGGACTCGAGCCGCGCTGTCGCGCCCAGGCCCGTGCAGGTCGTCGAGGCCACCGAGGCGTTGGATGCGGCGAAGGTCCTCGTGGCCATCGAGCAGGCCACGGCCGTGCGCGCGAGCGGGTCGCGTGAGTCCCTGTTCCCCGGAAGTGGCGAGGACACGGCGACGCCTCCCATGCCCGCGACACCGCCGCCGCCTCGACGCACGCCTCGGGTGACGCAGGTGGGCTTTGGTGTCGACATCTCGCAGACGGTGGCCACGGAGGCCATCGAGGCGCGGCGCCTGGCGCTCGTGCGTGCCATCACCGGCGACGGTGAAGCCCCCGCCGTCGCGTCCGAGTCGCCCGCTGTCGATGCCGAGCTTGCCGAGGTTCCTCAGGGGCCTCGGGTCTGGCTCGCGGTCGCCGTGTTCGCGGGAGCCTCGCTGCTGGGGCTCGCGGTGGCGTGGCTGACCGTGTGGCGTTGA